Proteins encoded together in one Oryzias latipes chromosome 11, ASM223467v1 window:
- the LOC101169298 gene encoding saxitoxin and tetrodotoxin-binding protein 1, with product MSAEKISVLLLLAVIGSHAAPNASECDGLTKRLPTKDLNKIFSNWVLVWGVSDREEAIDMLPNVSSSHVEFKLLPDNKTFSYIERNMFNHNLSSCTTYFIHMTVPSNIETELQTLHADNIRLEKGRQPVEYNDTGAVDFYESCSDCLLLVYKSSRFRYLLSYKEEGSHRDVEQHKAAHDDHRKLAECLGFPKKKPYVYDRVADFCHKKSAPEANPDNQSYFQKPFVVEVDASHAGLGAVLSQEHEENRGFPLGEWFEEHQISLAVAYEAVQRRMENVRRQRDLKMKDQCLAPDFEEEVICVYREHTKFELTPLQVLKAPVSAAEFLCLIKMSAEKISVLLLLAVIGSHAAPNASECDGLAKRLPTKDLNKIFRNWVLVWGVSDHEAVEAFLPNVSSSHVEFKLLPDNKTFSYIERTIFHHNLSSCTTSFINVTVPSNNETELQTLHAVNIRVEEDGQPVEYNDTGAVDFYESCSDCLLLVYKCSRVRYLLSYKEEGSHRDVEQHKAAHDDHRKLTECLRFPKKKPYVYDGVADFCHKKSAPEANPDNQS from the exons ATGAGTGCAGAGAAGATctcagtgctgctgctgctggcagtGATCGGCTCACATGCAGCTCCAAACGCCTCAGAGTGTGACGGTTTGACCAAAAGGCTGCCGACAAAAGACCTGAACAAG ATTTTCAGTAACTGGGTTCTGGTCTGGGGCGTGTCCGACCGTGAAGAAGCTATAGATATGTTGCCaaatgtctccagctcacacgtgGAGTTTAAACTCCTTCCAGACAACAAAACCTTCTCGTACATCGAGAGGAACATGTTCAA TCACAACCTTTCTTCCTGCACTACTTACTTCATCCATATGACCGTACCATCTAATATTGAGACCGAGCTCCAAACCCTGCATGCTGACAACATCc gACTAGAGAAGGGCAGACAGCCTGTGGAGTACAATGACACCGGAGCTGTGGACTTCTATGAAAGCTGCTCTGATTGTTTGCTGCTGGTCTACAAGTCCTCAAGATTTCGATACCTGCTCAGCTACA AGGAAGAAGGGTCACATCGGGACGTTGAGCAGCACAAAGCCGCCCATGACGACCACAGGAAACTCGCCGAGTGTCTGGGGTTCCCTAAAAAGAAGCCGTACGTCTATGACAGAGTGGCTG ACTTCTGTCACAAGAAATCCGCTCCAGAAGCAAACCCTGATAACCAGTCTT ACTTTCAGAAACCCTTTGTGGTGGAGGTAGATGCTAGTCATGCGGGGTTGGGGGCTGTACTGTCTCAAGAGCATGAAG AGAACCGAGGTTTCCCTTTGGGCGAATGGTTTGAAGAGCACCAGATCTCTTTAGCTGTGGCCTACGAAGCGGTGCAGCGTAGGATGGAAAACGTCAGGAGACAAAGAGACCTTAAGATGAAGGATCAGTGTCTGGCCCCAGATTTTGAGGAGG AAGTTATTTGTGTGTACCGAGAACACACAAAGTTTGAGTTGACCCCATTACAGGTTTTAAAAGCTCCTGTCAGTGCGGCAGAGTTTCTGTGTCTGATAAAGATGAGTGCAGAGAAGATctcagtgctgctgctgctggcagtGATCGGCTCACATGCAGCTCCAAACGCCTCAGAGTGTGACGGTTTGGCCAAAAGGCTGCCGACAAAAGACCTGAACAAG ATTTTCAGGAACTGGGTTCTGGTCTGGGGCGTGTCCGACCATGAAGCAGTTGAAGCTTTCTTGCCAAATGTGTCCAGCTCACACGTGGAGTTTAAACTCCTTCCAGACAATAAAACCTTCTCGTACATCGAGAGGACCATATTCCA TCACAACCTTTCTTCCTGCACTACGAGCTTCATCAATGTGACCGTACCTTCTAACAATGAGACCGAGCTCCAAACCCTGCATGCAGTCAACATCC gAGTGGAGGAGGACGGACAGCCTGTGGAGTACAATGACACCGGAGCTGTGGACTTCTATGAGAGCTGCTCTGATTGTTTGTTGCTGGTTTACAAGTGCTCAAGAGTTCGATACCTGCTCAGCTACA AGGAAGAAGGTTCACATCGGGACGTTGAGCAGCACAAAGCCGCCCATGACGACCACAGGAAACTCACAGAGTGTCTGAGGTTCCCTAAAAAGAAGCCGTACGTCTATGACGGAGTGGCTG ACTTCTGTCACAAGAAATCCGCTCCAGAAGCAAACCCTGATAATCAGTCTTAG